A window of Watersipora subatra chromosome 10, tzWatSuba1.1, whole genome shotgun sequence genomic DNA:
AGCTATATCTGCAAGCTAGGCCTATATCCGTAACTCTTAGTAATCCCTTCTAATCATTTCAACCATCTGACTATGTATACCTTACATAGAGCATATTCTATTCGgcaaattttatctgatgagtgcagTCGGTCTAACTGTACAAaactaaatagtaataaaatgttgccaACCTTTTAGTTCTACGGTTTAATACATTTTACATATGCTCTGCCTAGCATTGAACACTTTTCAGAAGAGGTTGCACATGGCAATTtcactatgtatatatatacatatatatatatataatttgaaggtcaaatagtttacttatctttcagctactgtcagtttcctgctggcgcattcttcaggctgtaagcttcaacagttgaagcttacagcctgaagaatgcgccagcagaaAACTGACAGTAACATAACATTGGAgcgcatacacacatacaggtgtgtgtgtgtatgcgcgCGTGCGTTGCTTGATTTGTTGCTTATTATTCTTATTCGCTTCTTTTCAGGACCTTCAAGATTTCATACGACTACATGGCAGACCCAATGACACTAATGCCTCCACACTGACAGCAGCAGCCAACTTGCCTGTCAAGGTTAGCTTTTTTCCTTTGCTACTCATAATATCGAAAAACTTATTTCTAGCTACACCTACTAGCTACACTTATTAGCTTCACCTACTAGCTACACCTACTAGCTTCACCTACTAGCTACACCTACTAGCTACACCTACTAGCTTCACCTACTAGCTTCACCTACTAGCTTCACCTACTAGCTTCACCTACTAGCTACACCTACTAGCTTCACCTACTAGCTTCACCTACTAGCTTCACCTACTAGCTTCACCTACTAGCTTCACCTAACCtaaaaacctttagttgtttttattctctcttaattcatttcaactacacaaaacacttctctcatgatatgtagtttgacagttagaatggcaaatgttgttatatgttaaatacaaatcaattttctgtccaaagactttcttattacccgggcaacgccgggtagcacagttagtctactatataaactgcaatagttgtctgtctgtgtatgtgtccgccttatagagtaccatacttttcggactattagccgctactaggtatctagagcGCATTAATGGGAATCTCCGGATAGTGcccctctatacataacctattcatcgttttcaGTTTTCACCCACAAATTACGTCATATTCGGTTAGTTATCTGCGTATTTTTCCAGTGCCCAACGGTActgtttcattttaaacagcaaagttgctgccgtgttaaaaagcaccgtcctgagttctgcggcctatacaaaggtgcccatacagctatacaaatgtactactcattaaataaaataaattaatgagtagtaatttacatgtgattaatatttactgccaacgtgtaccaagaaggtcatgtgaacgtttgtttcttggggccactggaaaaaacgctgttctcacctactacatttatacaTCAGGTGAGTACTTTAAAAGGTGAGtccttctcattcaatgttatattgtctatgaattgccacacctccactacataactatttcacttgcgtccgtgtataaatttagctatcggcctacttcCAGCCATTATGCCGATAttgtttcatgatatgtatacaacatgttttcaatttcaaactccatctagaatgtttgttttggttacaTATTTCaatttgccaacatgttaacaaacactgctatgcaaaaaattcattgtgtctatactttgtgcattgataaagcgatgtgaagctacgaagCTAGAATGATCCtttacaatgttccttattcttacaaaaccattacttccACAACCATCAGAGTTGGCGCTGCTAttactattttaattatttgtgtaatcacaaaaatctgaatcggttataatgtcatcaacataagtagttatttgttttctaactcggacgcgtttgatgaacttacacaaaaaatcctcgttttcaagttggaaattcccaaacaaagattaaaatattaaactttaggctaattttatagagaaatctttggacaacactgtcactaccataaaagtcctaaagactgttagttatgttatcaacgaataataaaattcagttactagcaattgctggtaaagtcgcaaaaatgcgtctacgcGGTCGACCATATAGGGTATAACACATAAAtcagtctacttcagtgaaatgattgaaaacgttggatttgccactgtttgtgatagtaaacacgttcatttccttccgcagccgaGTTAGTTAtactttttttcagctacgagtgCTAAAGAACTACAGCttctacagaacttgcatgggtactgctactgcgttttacctactaagtTTCTACATCAAAAAAGTAAGCACTTCCTATTCAATGTTGtagtgtattgtctatgaattgccacacctcaactGCTTAATAACATTGGATTTtccactgttcgtgatagtgggacatgttcatttccttcagcagctgagttactaattttttttcagctatgagtaggcctactgtaacttactactaaaGAACTTACACGAGTACTCCGAGAGTTGtgataggcgatggtgaaaagaaagagagcagctggtatcgacttactgtcaccctgctttagccatgaccagctgtacgtcgcctgctcaaaagtaggcacaagccgaaaactgtttgttcatacacccgacagaaaagcAAAAactgttgtctatccgcaagtgttacattgaactaacattgtgttattgttatgtcatgctattgttcttcatgttctgctataccacatgcagcattttctaacataattttcagtatatatatatatattttcatgcattcgctttccttattgtatctcataaaaaggctatcatgttggcgttatgtttgAAGaatttcagtttgcctagcaatgtcaatttcattatcagttctctgtacacaaatagggcaactccgatttgagtggtttgagactgatgcattgtagactagctgtaaaacgtattgcagatttccattgtttaccccaacattattgacgtATATGACTgcgtatgtgtatgcatagtgtgatcagggtagaaaatttcagtagactgtatatttagagttgttttacagtatgaaagacaactctcaataaacctcttgctgtacaggaatctgttcccgtggatgggtaatgcagctagcggtttgggaCTGTGGCGTctctcggggatgcgcgggagaaattttcgccccgagtgcagcgagagtctccaggcacGGTTTTccagatgaatgagttggcgagtgcgaggcaattgattgcaaagcgattgagtgctaggcgattgattgcgaggtgattgattgcgaggtgattgattgcgagtgtgaggcgattggttgcgaggcgattggttgcgaggcgattgattgcgaggcgattggttgtgAGGCGATTAGTTGCGAGGCAATTGGCTGCGAATGCGAggcgagtgtgaggcgattgattgcgaggcgagtaggaggtgattgcgaggcgagtgcgaaacgattgattgcgaggcgagtgcaagagcgcgattgtcaactgctcggcgggtaaagactggtcaacTGAGGCGGGAGCTTAGCGGCAGAaatgcgcgatcgtcaactgcaaatatagacgggtatgagcgaaggcatgaatctagacacatgaatctagaacatttactagattttacacgcatctagctgtgaaacacattgcagatttccattgttttccccaacattattgacaagtatatgtgtatgcatacactAACCAggacaatttcagtagactgcatatttggaattgttttacagtatgaaagacaactctcaataaacctgcgtgaatctgttcctgtaggcgggtaatgcagctagtctactatataaacggcagtTGGTatctgtctgtgtgtgtgtaattgtgtgtccgccttattgagtaccgtactttttggactattagccgctacttttttctgacggtTTGTTAGCCATGCGGCTTACATATGGGTGAGGCTATTTTGCTGTTTTTCCTTTCAccactagggcgcattaacgggaatctccggttagtgcgcctctatacataacctatacatcgtttttacacaaaaatcatgTGATCTCTGGAGTACTCTGGTTAGTGCACCAGCTGAATCAATATGGGTAGTATAAATAGATAATAAGAGTGGTCATTACTTTTTTCGAtacggtcgtacgaagcaagcttaattaatatgagtaagtagtaaaattaaattagtagtaaatattagtagtgaattaaataaaatttattactcattaaataaatcaatgagtagtaaattacatttaATCAATATTTATTGCCAATGTGTACCAGGAAGGTCacgtgaacatttgtttcttgaaaCCACTGgaaaaaaacgctgttctcacctactaaattcaTACATCAGGTGAGTACTTTAAAAGGTGAGtccttctcattcaatgttataTTGTCTATGAagtgccacacctccactacataactatttcacttgcgtccgtgtataaatttagctatcggcctacttccagccattttgccgatattgcttcatgatatgtatacaacattttttcaatttcaaactccatctagaatgtttgttttggttacaTATTTCaatttgccaacatgttaacaaacactgctatgcaaaaagttcattgtatctatactttgtgcattgataaagcgatgtgaaacTACGAAGCTAGAATGATCCtttacaatgttccttattcttacaaaaccattaattccaccaccatcagagttggcgctgctattgctattttaattatttgtgtaatcacaaaaatttgaaTCGGTTATAATGTCATCatcataagtagttatttgttttctaactcggacgcgtttgatgaacttacacaaaaaatcttcgtttttaagttggaaatttccaaacaaagattaaaatattaaactttaagctaattttatagagaaatctttggacaacactgtcactaccataaaagtcctaaagactggtagttatgttatcaacgaataataaaattcagttactagcaattgctggtaaagtcGCAAAACTGCGTCTACGCGGTCGACCATATAGGGTATAACACATAAATCAGTCTACTACTGTTTCTACATGgaaaaggttagtacttcttattACAATATTCTTTCAATTTGAATCTCCATTtagaacatttgtttcttgcaactaCTGAAAAAATGCTGTTTTCACATATGTTCTCCATCATATGTTCCATCACATATGTTCTACATATAAAAGCCGAcctgctgagccgacccagcagcgactcaaacggctcggAGCAGCCGCTACAGCGACCaaacgtgcagaaacctccgagcagatgcagcggtgACAAGAACaagatgcactagctacaacagctgctcggcgagctgaattttcagagcacaTGTGACGGCGACAAGAGCAAGATGCACcagctacagcagctgctaccaggcgccatgtatgggcagaaaacttcgcacttgactacactcctgcaacacagtataggccTATAGGGtcgaatttttctatgggacgaatgcccaaaaatgctccagatgtaatgccttacatTGGAAAGGcaagaggccatatatgtagtttatatagtagattttattgataataaattttattaacacaaccacattactgttgcacagtttgtatataccatgtcaaaacacaggctatagatgaagaactggtgagtcatgattagtgttttaagcatgtagaagtctcagttcaataaatgctggcgatagcttagcagtgcaatagcaaaatattttctagaatttcttataatatgtaaaacctttcaatactgccagtttgaagaacttcagtttgccaagcaatgtcaatttcattatcagttctgtgtacaaaattaggacaactccgatttgagtggttcgagactgatgcattgtcgactagctgtaaaacgtattgcatatttccatggttctctccaacattattgacatgtatgactgcatatgtgtacaCAGTCtaatcacaaaaatttcagtagattgcatatttggagttgttttaccgtatgaaagacaactctcaataaaacttgctttacgtaaatctgttcccgaacacagGTAATATAGCTAGTAGATTATCATAGGAAGCACTGAGAGTTGTTGAAGCTatcaattataattttttgcttGAGGTAGTGAGGCATCTTGGCTGTGAGGCACCTTGGCTGTGAGGCACCCTGCTTTCATAATTGTCACGAGAATATTTCATTTGAGTGTTTTTAGCACACACGCCCAGCAGTGGATGCTAGTGAGGAGTCACAACTGGAGGCAGCTCTCCAGGCATCGTTAGAGGAAGTGAAGCGGAAGGAGACACAGGAGCAATTGTTGGATGGTGACAGCTCTAGCAGTTCGAATATGAAgagtgactctgatgatgagGTTTGTTCTTTAGTACCATAACTAGTGTTGTTGTTCGAttgttatatttaataaattaatatataatataaatataattattattgtcaattgtatatcatattgtcGCCAATTGTATGTACGGTTTTGCTAGTAATGTGTTGTTGTAGATTGTATCCATTTGTAGACAGCTGTGGACAAGAAGCGCTTGACATCTGGCTTCCCTACTACAGAGTCGATGGAGAGCTGTCTACCATCCATTCCTAGTACTCCACCTTCCAACAAAGATGCCAGGATCGACGGCTTCTGGACAGACCATATTTCGCAGGAAGGTAAACGcaccaaatacatgtatttatgtcaGTTATCTTTCTTTCAAACATGTAACGGAGCATATTTAGATGTGGGGTGAGGAACGAAACAAACCATGGATGATCTGCGGAACAAACTGCTGCTACTTATCGCTTCATTGTTATGATTACATGATTACCTTGACATTTGTAAGGGGCAGTTTGACAGTATGGATTTGCTGGTATTTATAGGTACAGACATAAGTATTCTATTCAAAAAACCAGATATGTCTAGGTGTCAATGGGAAGTCAAGTCGAAGTCTACTATCAAGGTACGCTTCATCCGCTCTTTTGTTCGACTCTCTTCCCagttttgatttttgttttacatGCACCACTTGAAAACTGAAGTTGTGTGGTAGACTATTTATTCACAGGCTCCATCGCAGTTTGGCTGCAGCTGTTTCATACTGAGCTAAGATTACAAAATCTAGAGGCTAATTGAAGAACAACTGGCAGCATTTCACTTTCTATTACAGCCATCCAACCAAGCTCTTTTCATAGTTACTGTTGTCTCCGCATATTTGTAGAATCTTCAACAGTTTTGAACTGAAATAGTGATCTAAGTGAAATAGTGATCTGTTCCGGTTTAtgcaatgaatatataatattatggtAAAGAATATGTTTGTGGAATAGTATACTCTGATATTAATTGTCAGCAAACCTGTGTGCTGTTGGAGCGGATGACCTACTCAtctttgatatatttatatgtaagtAATGACCTatgatatatctatatgtaagtACTGACCTATGATATGTCTACATGTAAGTAATGACCTatgatatatctatatgtaagtACTGACCTatgatatatctatatgtaagtACTGACCTatgatatatctatatgtaagtACTGACCTatgatatatctatatgtaagtACTGACCTatgatatatctatatgtaagtAATGACctatgatatatttatatgtaagtACTGACctatgatatatttatatgtaagtAATGACCTttgatatatctatatgtaagtACTGACCTATGATATGTCTATATGTAAGTACTGACCTTCATGCCAAGGTTACTgttaatgttttaataattgcTGTTATCATTTTACCAGTTTGTTTTTACAACAGTTTATGGCACAACAGAACTATGTCATCAGCTTTTACTTTcctttgtttagtttttttaaacgTAAAACAGGCTTCTTGATCCTTGTTTATTAGCATTTGTGTGGCTCTGCCAGTCCGCAGTTCTGCTTTCTTGCGCTATATCCAGATTGGTCGTTATTCAGGGGTCATCCTAGTTCGACCAATAATGATTGTTCTTTGCTAGGCTCTTATTCTCTATGTGGAAAGCTTGGGATTCAAGCGTGATGCATATGAAGTCATGGCCAACTTTCCTAGTCGAAAAATTTCCAGACTGCCTCTCGACAAAACATTGGAAGAGTGTAAATTTCAAAAGCAGGAAACCTTCTATATACAGAAGATGTGATTTGATATACTTTATCAGAGCTGCAGTATTATTTGAGAGTGGAAACATCACTGACAGGGCAGCACTGTACTCTTCATGATTGTGCATCTTATGAATGATACGTGAGCATGGCAGCACCATGACACGAGAGCGTATTTATGTAACAGACCCAACTAAAGTGTCCATGGTCTACATGCAGTGCATTTTGTCTATATATTTTTACTGGATATTTAGTGGCATAAATATTCTTATAGCTTGCTAATAATATTGCTTACCGCTATATTGGCTAATAATATTGCTTACGGATATATTGGCTAATAATATTGCTTACGACTATATTGGCTAATAATCAAGTCAGTTTTTGCCATTTTCTCTCTAAGAGAATTTGTACAGTGCGGTTTCATATCAATCTTGCTGCTGTAAATTATAACTGCCTTTTAACATGTGTTGAACAGTACATGAGATAATAAATGATCTCCTGTCCATCGTCCCTGTCTCGTCGTCCTGTTGTCCTATACTCATTACACTTGCAGAACGCGGTTATATATAACCGCAAGTTGGTGTTATCCACATGATGGAATCGACTAAAATCTGCACGACAAGCGAGATTTAGTACTTGGAAATATtcacaatgtttccatgatgtgatTAATCGTCATGTAGGAACAATACGCCAAAAATGCTGTGCAAGCTATTCTATTCAGTGGAACATGTCATCGGTTCCTTATTTCGATTTGAGCAGTTGCAAATGCACCGCTATGACCTATGATGGCTGCTATGAGCGCAACGTGCAAACACTTATGGCGCAATAActcaatgtgtgcacaactccaaatctgcatcatcCACTTCATGTAAACGCAGTGTATTTTTTGTTGAGTAAGACTATGTTAGCCTCACCTGCTCCTACATATTGGATCACCCTTACAATAGGCATCTTGCCAGCCATTTATTATCTCTTCGATTTGCATTGTATTCCTTTCGCATAGCATCCTCGGGGGTCATTTTTAACATGATTGGTAGACTAGACAGAGCAATAGAGATTATGTACTATATAGAACTATAGACTATGTAGTGGTAAAAATAGGCTATGTAGTGGTAGACTATAGACTAAATAGTGGTAAACTATAGATTATGAAGTGTTAAACTATAGACTTTGTAGTGTTAGAAAGTTATGTACCAACAAATGAACAAAAATAAACCATTCAGCATGAATTAAACTAACTTACATGAGCTTGACAAAGAGACATGTTCTGCGTatgagtgtacgagttgctaGTCATAATAAACCTCTCTAGATAGTGATGGCCAAGGTAGGGATGGTCAAGGTAGGTACGGTCAAGGTAGGATGGTCAAGGTAGGTACGGTCAAGATAGTGATGGTCAAGGTAGGTATGGTGAAGGTAGGATGGTCAAGGAAGGGACGGTCAAGGTAGGGACGGCCAAGGTAGGGACAGTCAAGGTAGGGAT
This region includes:
- the LOC137405700 gene encoding UBX domain-containing protein 7-like isoform X2, with the translated sequence MHIDSSVVDSIGPRSSEGTSTDLDAVRAPIPQKQEILVEHDGYLLANQRKRKRTSNPNSVFDKFRDFQAEAREQESLLKNGANQVALPAHLIRLEDLFRPPLDIIYHGSLISAQAKGKAEKKWVLVNVQNTTEFSCQVLNRDIWKNLSIREIVTNHFILWQVYHDSVEGQKYMQFYPVTTWPYVAIVHPVTAELLESWSSLTLRSFQKDLQDFIRLHGRPNDTNASTLTAAANLPVKHTRPAVDASEESQLEAALQASLEEVKRKETQEQLLDGDSSSSSNMKSDSDDETAVDKKRLTSGFPTTESMESCLPSIPSTPPSNKDARIDGFWTDHISQEGTDISILFKKPDMSRCQWEVKSKSTIKALILYVESLGFKRDAYEVMANFPSRKISRLPLDKTLEECKFQKQETFYIQKM